The window GCGACGCCAACGACCGGCCCGTTTTTATCCCGTTCACCATCCCCGGCGAAACCGTAGAAGCGCGCATCATCGAAGAAAAAGCGCACTTTGCTCGCGCCGAACTCTTGTCTGTGCTGACGCCCTCGCCGGACCGGGTAACGCCACGCTGCCCCCATTTTGGCGTTTGCGGCGGCTGCCATTTTCAGCACATGGCCTATGCGGCGCAGTTGGCGGCGAAACAGCAAATTGTGATTGACCAGTTGCAGCGGATTGGGGGGATCACGGCCGTTTCCATCTCCTCCACCCTGCCACACCCCAGCCCGTGGGGCTACCGCGCCGAAACCGAGCTGACGCCTACCGCCGATGACACTCTTGGCTACTGGTCGCCACAGCAGCAGCAAGTCATCGCCATCACCGACTGCCCGATCATTCACCCCGACCTGCTGGCTTTGTGGCAAGATATAGACCTGGAACTGCCCGGCCTGCGTAAACTGACACTGCGCATCGGCGACGACGAGGCGTTGTTGGCCGCCCTGGAAGTTGATGACGTTGAACCGCCAGAATTGGAAACCGATTTTCCCGTGTCGGTGGCCATTGTCTTGCCGGATAGGACGGCCGCCACCCTGGTCGGCGACAATTACACCTTGCAATCGGTGGGCGGGCGTGATTTTCGTGTCTCCCCTGGCTGCTATTTTGCGCCCAGCCCGGCGATGCTGGCCGTAACCATCGAGACCATTTTGCGTTATGCTGCGCTAACCGGCCGTGAAAGCGTGATTGACGGTTACAGCGGCGGGGGCATTTTTAGCGCGGCTTTGTCTGAACAGGCTGGCATCGTGACGGCCGTTGAAATCAACCCCGACGCCATTGCCGATACCGTCATCAACCTGGCGCATACCGACAACGTCTCGCTGTACGAAGGCTGGTTTGAGGCTGTTCTGCCCCAGATACCCAAACCCGACGTGCTGCTGGTCCATCCACCAGCCCGAGGGTTGTCCAAGGATGCGGTCAACGTGATCATTCAGCAGCGGCCGTCTCGTCTCATTTATGTCAGCAGCGATATTGCCACCCTGTCCCGTGACGGCAAATATCTCACCCAAGCTGGTTATCGCTTAACGGCCGTGCAGCCCATAGACACCGCCCCCCAAACCTACCACCTGGACACCGTGTCGCTGTGGCAGTATGCCCATTAACCGCATCTGCGTGCGCGGCAGTCTGAGCGCAAGCTGGGAGGAGCGGATGGGAGACATGTCCATTCGCTGGCTGGCGCAAGAGGATGGGCCATAGTTGGGGAACGGCCGTTTTCGGTCGTCCAGGTACTGCAAAGATTTTACGTTCTTGTAACATCATTTGACACGCTGCATTTGCTTGTTAAAATCGGATAAGTTGACAAAACTTGCGCCTTTAATTTACCCTTAATCGCCATCATAAAACCAGGGGAGAGCCTTTCACGATTTATTGACCTATGCCTTTTATGGGCGGCATAAGCGATTACAAAATGGAGGAAATCTGTCATGACTCATTCAAGCAGTTCTGCGCGCCAATACTCACGCGCCAACGCCGAAAAATTTCGGCAAGAGCTTCACGATCTGCTGCGCATCCCCAGCATTAGCACCGATCCGGCCCATGCCGGCGACGTACGCCGCGCCGCCAATTGGCTGGCCGACCACATGCGCGGCCTCGGCCTGGACAACGTCGCCGTAATGGAAACAGAAGGCTACCCCGTCGCCTATGGCGAATGGCTGGGAGCCGGACCAGACAAGCCCACAGTCCTTGTCTACGGCCATTACGATGTGGTCCCAGCCGATATGGCCGACGGTTGGGAAACGCCCCCCTTTGAACCAGTGGAAAAAGACGGCAAAATCTACGCCCGTGGCGCAACCGACGACAAAGGGCAGTTGTTTATCCATGTCAAAGCGCTGGAGTCTTACCTGAAAACGGCCGGACACGCCCCGGTTAACGTCAAATTTCTTATCGAAGGTGAAGAAGAAGTCGCCTCGCCCAACCTGGTCCCCTTCATCAAAGATCATCTGGACATGCTGCTGGCCGATGTGTGCATCATCAGCGATACTTCGATGCGCTCAATCGAAGAACCGGCCATTTTGCACAGTCTGCGCGGCATGACCTACGTCGAAATCGAAGTCCAGGGGCCATCGGATGATTTGCACAGCGGCTTGTGGGGCGGCGCGGTCCACAACCCGGCCCTGGCGCTGGTGGAAATTTTGGGCAAACTCTACAACCCAGACAACACTATCGCCGTACCTGGCTTTTACGATGACGTGGTCCCGCTGACGGCCGAAGAACGGGCGATGATCGCCAAGACCGACCTGAGCGAAGAACAATATAAGCAGTCTACCGGGGTAACGGCCGTCTGGGGCGACGCCAACTACACCATCCGCGAACGCATCTCCGCCCGCCCCACGCTGGACATCAACGGCCTATGGAGCGGTTGGGCCGGCCCAGGCCCCAAAACCATCGTCCCCGCCAAAGCGGGGGCCAAGATCAGCTCTCGATTGGTCGGCAACCAGGACCCGCACAAAATCTTTGCGCAAATCAAAAGCTACATCGAGTCCATCGCCCCGCCCACCGTCCAGGTAGAAGTCAGACTAGTCACCACCGGTAAGGCGGCGCTGTTCCCCTTCGACATCCCAGAAATGGTGGCGGCTTCCCGCGCCTATGAAAAAGGGTGGGGGGCCACGCCCCTGTTCACCCGCGGCGGTGGCAGTATCCCCGTCGTCGCCGAAATTGCCGACCTGATGGGAATCCCGGTGGTGCTGATGGGCTATGGCCTGGACGACGACGGCCTGCACTCGCCCAACGAGCGCTTTAGCATCGAAATGTTCCATCGCGGCGTTGAGACGGCCATTGTGTATTTGGAAGAATTGGCGCAGTTAGATTAAAGGTCTTTTGGATCTCGTGGGGTATCGCTAAATGTAGGGGCGGGTCTTGTACCCGCCCAGTAGAGGGCGACCACAAGGATCGCCCTCTACATCTGGTGTCTACTCCGTAAAATCCTAAAGAACCAAAATTAACCCGGTTGGATTGGGTTGGGTTGACTTACATGCAGCCAACCTACCCAACCAACCAATTCCATGAAGAAAGGAACCACTTATATGAAAATCACCGCAAGAATCATTTTACTTTCCATTGCTTTGTTTCTGTTGGCCGCCTGTCAGCGGGCCACAGAGCCAGAGGCGAGCATCAATCTGGCCGGTACCAATTGGGTGCTCAGTTCACTAAATGGCAATTTGCCGCTGGCGGACACGGCCGTTACCCTGCAATTTGGCGCCGACGGTGCTGTGTCCGGTTCAGATGGCTGCAACCGTTTCAGCACCACCTTCACCCAAGACAGCGCCAACCTCACCATCAATCAACCGTCGGCGTCCACCATGATGCTTTGCCCTGAACCGGCAATGACCCAGGCGGCGGCGTATATGGCCGCGCTGGCCGCGACCACCAACTTCACGGCCGTTGGCAGCCAACTGAGTTTGCTCAACGGCGAACAGGTCCTGGCGACCTTTGTCGCGGGCACGCCATCTACAGACAACACCGAGGCCGCGCCGGAAGCCAGCAGCGACCTGGCCGGTACGAGTTGGACCCTCAGTTCGCTCAACGGCGCTCCGGCAATCACCGACACGGCCGTTACCCTCCAATTCGGCGCCGACGGCACATTGTCTGGCACAGACGGCTGCAACCAGTTCTCCACCACCTACACCCAGGATGGCGGCAATCTCACCATCAATCAGGCGGGGGCGTCCACCCTGATGGCCTGCCCGGAACCGATCATGGCTCAGGCGACAGCGTTCAGCGCTGCGCTGGCGGCCACGACCAGCTTCACCATGACCGACGCCGACCTGTCGCTGCAAGCCGGTGATCAGGTCTTGGCGATGTTTGTCGTTAACTCAAGCGATCTGGCCGATACTGCCTGGGAAGTAGTCTCTTACAATAACGGCCGTGAAGCCGTCGTCAGCCTGATTCTGGGCACGGAAATCTCTGCCAATTTTGGTCTAGAAGGCGACCTGACCGGCAGCGCTGGCTGCAACCAATACTTCACCAGCTTTGCCGCCGCCGATGGGCGCATTGAAATCGGCCCGGCCGGTTCATCGCGCCGCTTCTGCCCGGAACCACCCGGCATCATGGACCAGGAGCAAGAATTCCTGGCCGCTCTGGAGAGCGCCGCGACCTACAGCATTCAAGGCAACCTGCTGGAAATGCGCTCGGCAGCCGACCAGACGGCCGTTGTCATGACCCGTAAACAAATCGTGGAACTGCCCGACCCGGCCCCGGCTACCGCCAGCGGGCGCGTCACCTCGCCACAGGGTCTCAACATCCGTTCTGGCCCCGGCGTCAACTTCCCGGTCGTCGGCTTTGCGCGTTACAACGACGAGGGTGAGATTGTTGGCCGCAGCGCCGACGGCCGTTGGTGGGCTGCTTCTGTGCCCTCCGCGCCGGGCGGCGTCGGCTGGATATCGGCCGACTTTGTCATCGTCAACAACACAGACAACGTCCCCGTGATCGAGGTTGCGCCACCGGTCATCATTGTGCCCACGGCCGCGGCAACGCCCACCCCACCGCCGCCGCCAACCGCCACGCCCATCCCCGAAATCTCGTTTGGGGCCGACCGCACCAACATTGCCCAGGGCGAATGCACCACCCTCCGCTGGACTGTACAAAATATACAGGCCGTTTGGGTCTACCCGCTGGGCGAGCGGTTTGAAAACTTCCCGCGTACCGGCCAGGGCAGCGAACAAGTTTGCCCAACCATCACCACAACTTACGAGATGCGTGTCTTGCAGCGCGATGGGACTATCATCTTCCGCCAGGTAACTGTCAATGTCACCGGCTCGGTAACACCCAACCCACTAACTGGAACCCGTTGGGAAGTGGTCAATTTCAATAACGGCCGTGGTGGTCTGGTCTCCTTAATCGCCAACTCGCGCATCACATTAGAATTTGGCGCCGACGGCCGTCTGACTGGCAGCAGCGGTTGCAACACCTATTTTACAAACTATCAGGTAAACGGCGTCAACCTGACCATCGGCCAACCCAGCTCCTCCCAGTTGTTATGCGCCGAACCGGCCGGCGTGATGGAACAAGAAGTAGACTTCCTGAACAGCGCCCTGCCTTCTGTGACAACTTTCCTCATTGATGGCAGCAGACTGGAACTGCGCTCGGCCGGCAATCAAACGGCCGTGCTCGCCAACCGGTTACCCTAAAAACAAAGTTGGTTGGTTGGTTGGTTGGCAGCCAAATCCAACCAACCAACCAAGTCCGTTCTTAAACAAGGAGAAAATCATGAATGACGTTCCCGTACAAGTAATCGTCGCCGCGTTTAACGACCCAGAACAGGCCGGCCACCTGATGGCCGACATCAAATTGGGCAAGGTATTGGGGTTGGTCGGCATTATTGATGCGGCCGTTGTCGTCAAAGACGCCGAAGGCAAACTCAAAATTACCGACTCCAAGCGGCGCAGCACCAAAGGCTTCATCACCGGCGGCGTGATCGGCGGCGTTTTGGGCCTGTTGGCCGGGCCAGTGGGCTGGACAGCCCTGGGAACCGGGGCCGTTGGCGCCCTCATGGGCAAGATGCGCGGCGCGCCCTTAAAAGCAGAGATGCAAGACATCGGCTCCGCCCTCACGCCAAACAGTTCAGCCATCGTCGCTATCATCGAACACACCTGGGTCGCGGCCCTGGAAGAAGCCATGGCCGCCGAAGGCGCGCGCATCGTTCAAGACGCGCTGAAGGCGGACATTGCCGAGCAGTTGAACGCTGGCGGCAGCGTGCTGTACACTGCCGGGGCCGGCGGTGTCGCCCGTCTGGCCGAAACACCCGAGGGCGCGCAAATTAGCGGCCTGCTGGTTGATGACGAGGGCGTTTTCATTGGCGACGCGCAGTTCACGTTTGAGGAATCGGGCGAGGAACAGGCGGACGAACAAGAGTAAACCGCGCCCAGCGGCATGACGGATACTCGCCGCGACCGCATCTCAGTCCCGAAAGGCCGGTCGCCTGACCATGTCACCGAAGGCACGGCAGGTGACTGTCCACGGTAGTTCCGCAGGTTATTTCGTTTGCGATCCCTGGCCGCGCCAGAGAAAGCAGCAGCGGGCAGGTGTGGCAGTTCCACCTTGGAATGAATATCACAAGATGGCAAGAGTGAAATTGCCGAATTTGGTAAGGAAAATGGAGGAAAAATGAGCAAAGAGAATGCAGCCGCAGACGCCAAGCCAGGCCTGGCCCAGAAATTGTTGGACGGCATCGAAAAGGTGGGCAACAAAGTCCCCCACCCGGTACTGATGTTTTTATATCTGATCATCATCGTGATGGTCTTGTCCCACGTCCTTTATCTGCTAAACGTCAGCGTCACCGAAGAAATCGCTGTGCCGGTTTTGGCGCAGCCCGAAGACGTATATTATCTGGACTCCACCGAACCAAGCCTGCCAACACCGGCCGACGAATACGGCGCTGAATTCGAGATCAAACAGCAAACCATTGCGATACGCAGCCTCTTGTCAGTTGATGGGATCCGCTTCATTTTCACCTCCTTCGTGTCTAACTTTGCCAGTTTTAGCGTTGTCGCCGTCATTTTAGTGGCGATGGTCGGCGTGGGCGTGGCCGAAGAAGCCGGGTTAATGGGCGCGTTGATCCGCAAAATAGTCAAGGTGACGCCGCGCCAGCTGCTCACTTTCATCCTAATCCTTGTCGGCGTCTTGTCCAGTGTCGCCACCGACGCCGGTTATCTCATTCTTATCCCCCTGGGCGCTATCGCTTTTCTCAGCGTCGGCCGCCACCCGCTGGCCGGTATAGCCGCCGCGTTTGGTGGGGTTAGCGCCATCTTTGCCGTCAATATTCTCATCGCGCCGGTTGACGCGATGCTGACGGAGATCACCAACGAAGCCATTCTCCTGGCCGGTGGTCAACCAATCACGATTGTGGCTAACTTCTATTTCGGGGCCGTCTCCACAATCCTGCTGAGCATTGCCGTCGCTCTGGTGACTACCCGGATTGTTGAGCCACGTCTGGGTGTTTATCAGGCGACAGATACAACGCCGATTGAAGAAGTGCAAGATGAGGCCACCGCAGCCGCCGAAGCGCATGGCTTACGCTACGCGCTGTATGCTTTTTTAGCCATCCTCGCCGTCGTCCTGCTGCTGACGCTGCCCTCATGGGGGCCACTGCGCGACCCGGTTGACGGCGCGGTTATCGGCAATACGCCCTTTATGACCAGCCTGATCTTCATCATTACGCTGATGTTTCTTTTCGCCGGCATTGGTTACGGCCTGGGGGCCAAAACGATCACCAGCAGCGCCGATGTGATCAAAGGGGTCACCAAGACCTATGCCAGCCTATCTGGTCTTATTTTCATGCTGTTGATGATCAGCCAGTTCATCGCCTTTTTTAATTTCAGTAATATGCCCCAGGTTGTCGCCATCTGGATGGCCGACGCCCTGGAACAAGCCAATATTGGCGCGCTGCCGCTGCTCATCGGCTTTATTCTGGTGATCATGCTCCTCAACTTCATCATCCCTAACGTGATACCCAAATGGGCCATCTTCGCGCCTATTTTTATCCCGGTCTTCTTGCGGCTAGGAATTGCACCGCAAACGGTATTGGCCGCTTACCGTCTGGGCGATTCGCCGACCAACGTCATCACGCCGTTGATGGTCTATTTGCCCTTTGTCCTGACCATCGTGCAGCGGTATCAAAAAGATGCGGGTATCGGCACGGTCATCGCTTTGATGCTGCCCTACACATTGGTTATCTCCATTGTCTGGATTCTCCTTTTCGTGGTATGGTTTGTGTTGGGGATTCCGCTGGGACCTGGCTATCCGGTAAGTTTCTAAAGTAATGCTATGACACAAAAATCTACCACAACCGCCAACGACAATATAGGACAATACACTTCCTGGCTGCCGTTGGTGGTTATCCTTCTGGCGCAAATTCAGATGGCTTTCAATGTGAACGCCTTGCCGGTGTCTATTGGTCCCATTGTGGAAGAGTTGGAGACGTCGGCCACAAGTGTGGGCACAGCGCTGGTTTTTTACTCGCTGTTTGTGGCCGCTTTTGTGCTGGTGGGCGCGAAGTTGGGCAAGATATTTGGCGACCGGCTGGTTTTCCAGGTGACGGCGCTGGCGCATGGCGCGGCCATGGCTATCATGGCCCTCAGTCCCAATGCGGCGACGATGAATCTGGCACAGGCGCTGGCCGGGTTGGCGGCAGCGGCCCTGGTTCCCACACTGGTGGTGTTGATTGCCGCCAACTATAGAGACAAACAGCAGGCGCAGGCGTTGGGTATTCTGGCGGGCACGCCGGCTATCTCTGGCGCGTTGGCTTTTTTCATTGCCGGTTTGTTGGGCACGCTCTTAAGTTGGCGTTTCTCATTTGGCCTCTTAAGCGTCCTCTCGATCATTGTGTTTATCTTTAGCTTCCGGTTGAAGCCCATTCCCCGGCAGTCTGGGGTGAAGATTGATGCGGTTGGCGCCGTTTTGGCGGCTTTGGCGATTATGTTGATTTCGTTGGGGTTCAACAACTTGAACACCTGGGGGATCATCATGGCGAAAACGGCCGCGCCCTTTGCCCTCTTGGGGCTGTCGCCGGCGCCGTTTATGGTAATTGTGGGTGTGGTACTCGGCCAGGGCTTTTTTGCCTGGTCGCACCAGCGTGTGGTCAAAGAACAGACGCCCCTGCTGGCGTTGGAAGTGTTGGAATCGCCGGAGGAACGGTCTAACATCATGGCCTTGTTGGTCATTGGGGCGTTGGGGCCGGCGGTTAACTTTTTGATTCCCTTGTACATTCAGATTGTGCAGAACCGGACGTCGCTGCAAACGGCCGTTACCGTCATCCCCTACACCCTGGCCATTGCCGGCTCGGCCATGCTCATCGTGCGTCTGTTCGACCGCCTGACGCCGCGCCAGATCGCCACCATGGGCTTTGTCATTGTCGCCACGGGTTTGACAATGTTGGCGTATACCATCCGCAATGAATGGAACACGCCCATCGTCATCCTCAGTCTGATTATGGTCGGCATTGGCGAAGGTTCCCTGCTGACCTTGTTGTTCAACGTCATGGTGTCGGCTTCGCCCAAAGAGTTGGCCGGCGACGTTGGCGCGCTGCGCGGCGTTGCCAATAACCTGTCTACGGCGTTGGGTACTGCCTTCGCCGGCGTGGTCGCCGTCGGACTGCTGAGCGCCATGATCATGAGCAGTCTGGCCCAATCGAACATTCCGACTTCCCTGAAGGTGCAGGTGGACCTGGACAACGTCAACTTTGTCACCAACGACCAGTTGGAAACGGTGCTGGGAGAAACCAGCGCCGCGCCGGAGCAGGTGGCCGAGGCGGTGCGCATCAATGAAGAGGCACGGTTACGGGCGCTAAAGGCTTCTTTCCTGATCCTGGCTGGTATTTCGCTGCTGGCTTTGGTTCCGGCGCGCGGGCTGCCCCATTACGCCCCTGGTGAAGTGCCCAGCGGCGAGGCAGCCGGGCGGAAACGGCGGGGGAAGAAGAGGTAACGGCCGTGCGCCGGACTGGGAGACTGGGAGACTGGCCTGGTTTTTTGCTTGCGCAGCCGGTAAGAATGTTTGCTCGCAGACCTATTTTTTTAGTTTGTCCTGAGTGATTGATGAACGAGAACTCGTGATCATCAATCCTTTTCATACAATTGGATACACGCAAAGACATACCAAAAGGAGATTGACAATGAGTGATTTAATCGTCTTATCGTTTGACAACGAAGCCAGTGCCTTTCAGATGCGCGACAAACTGCTGGATATGCAAAAACAGCAGATCATCAGTCTGGCCGACGCCGCCATCGTCATCCGTGACAAAAACGGCAAACCCAAAGTGAAGCAGCTTCACAGCCTGGTGGGCGCCGGCGCGTTGGGTGGCGCATTCTGGGGCATGTTGATTGGGCTGCTCTTCTTTGCGCCCTGGCTGGGCATGGCCGCCGGCGCTTTGGGCGGCGCATTAAGCGGCAAATTCGCCGACGTTGGCGTAGACGACAACTTTATCAAAGAAGTTGGCGCGGCCATCGAACCAGGACATGCCGCTTTGTTTCTGCTGGTGTTAAAAGTCACCGCCGACAAGGTGCTGCCCGAACTCAGCTCTTTCAACGCCAAAGTGCTGCAAACCTCCCTCTCCGACGAGGCTGAAGCCAGACTGCGCGAAGCCTTTGGCGCAGATGAGATCGAAGGGTAGGCAAAGCCCGTTATAGAAGTTCAACTTCTCAGAAGAAGTTGAACTTCTAAGGGTTTGAGGCAAGGAGATGATCATGAGACGACGAGGAAGCAGCCTGGGTCGCAGTGCGGGAATCGGCCGCGGAACCCGACGCACTGTTCGGCGCGCCCAGCGGCGGCGTATTCGGATGCGGCGCAGACGTATCTTGCTGGCCGGGAGCATGGTGGCTATTGCCGTCGGTGCGACCGGTTCGGCGATTAAGATGAGCCAACAAGACGCCCAACGCATCGAACAACACACGGGTAAAAAGCCGGAAGACCTGACCGAAGATCAGTTGGAACAAGCGCTTAACGATCTGGAAATTGACACCGAAGAGTTGACCGATGCCGAGGTGGCGGCCATCGAATCGGCCGATGCTGAACCGCCAACCGCCGCCGCCGCGCCAACGGCTCCCGCTCCGATGGCCGCAGCGCCCGCAGCGGCCCCAGACTATATCACCGAGTTGAAGCGATTGGCTGAACTGCGCGATATGGGCATCATCACCGCCGACGACTTCGAGGCCAAGAAAAAGCAGTTGTTAGGGCTTTAGGGTCCGGTTATATATAGCTCCGAGGTCTGCGAGACCTCGGAGGCTGGTTTTCAGGTGCGGCGTACTGTTGCCAGTGCGTCGCATCTCTTTGTAACTATGTCTGCTAGAAGAACATCCCATTACCGGGCGAAACCGGGGGCAACGCCTAAAGAAAACTTCCTGGGACGCCTGCTCGACCCGATTGATTTGCTCTCGGAAGCAATTTTCAGCATTCTGATTGTCCTCACGTTTACCCTGGCTTTCAGAATCCTTAAACTGGACGACAATCTTAGCCCAATGGCTTCGGCTGACTTTAACAATGATCTGATCATAGCTGCCCTGGGGGCCACGGTGGCCTGGGGCCTCATAGACGGCATCATGTATGCGTTGATGTCGGTGTTTGAGCGCAGCGAACGACACCGCCTGCTGCAACAAATCCAGTCTGCGCCAACACAAGAGGAGGGCGTGGCGGTGATTGCTGATGAACTAGACTTTATTCTGGAGCCGATAACGAATGAAGACCAGCGGCAGATGCTTTATCTGGATATGCTAGAGCATTTGTATGACGGCCGTCCACAACCCGTCGGTTTACAAAGCGAAGATATTGCCGGGGCGTTGGGGTCTGTGCTGGTGGCCGTCCTGGCGGTGCTGCCCTCATTGATCCCGTTTGTGCTGCTGCCCAATCAACCCGATCTGTCCATCCGCCTGTCGAATATCGTGTCGTTCCTCGTTCTGTTTGCCATTGGCTATAGTTGGGGCAAACACGCTGGCACAAACCCATGGCGAACGGGTCTGGCGCTGGCAGCCATCGCCCTGGCCATGGTCCTGATCGCCATCCCTCTGGGCGGATAGCTGCAAAATCACCCTTACCATTCGAGAAAAAGAACATGAGACAACGCTTGCAACAATTTTTGTTCCCTATTGTGCTGCTGCTGTTGGCGGCCTGCGCCGCGCCAACCGGTGCGCCAACGGCCGTACCCTCAACCGAACCGACCATCACGCCAACGGCCGTGCCCTCCATTGAACCAACCAGCGCCCCAACGGCCGTGCCCCCAACCACAACGGCCGTCAACAACTATTCCACCGCGGTGGAATACAACCTCGGCGAAACAACCATCGTCCAACAACGCTTCCCTGAAGACAGCCGCTTCCGCAACATGCCGGTACGACTGAACGGCCTCATCGCCGTCCCGGCCGGCGACGATGGCCCCTATCCCATCGTCGTCATCCTGCATGGAACCCATCCCGGCTGCCCGGTTGACGAGACGGATGTAGACCGCTGGCCCTGCGCCCCCGAAGATGAGCGCGCCAATTACCGGGGCTTTGCTTACCTGGTCAGTCACCTGGCGCAGCAAGGCTACGTGGGACTCTCCCTCAACATCAACGGCGAGAATACCTTCGGTTTTGGCGAACCGGACGCGGGCGAACGGCTGCAACAGATCGTGGATTTGCACCTGAGCGCTCTGGCACAAGCAGCGGCCGGTGGTCCAAATGAATTTGGCGTCCCGCTAGAGGGCCGCGCCGACCCCGGTCGTATGGTCCTGAT of the Candidatus Leptovillus gracilis genome contains:
- a CDS encoding AbgT family transporter, producing the protein MSKENAAADAKPGLAQKLLDGIEKVGNKVPHPVLMFLYLIIIVMVLSHVLYLLNVSVTEEIAVPVLAQPEDVYYLDSTEPSLPTPADEYGAEFEIKQQTIAIRSLLSVDGIRFIFTSFVSNFASFSVVAVILVAMVGVGVAEEAGLMGALIRKIVKVTPRQLLTFILILVGVLSSVATDAGYLILIPLGAIAFLSVGRHPLAGIAAAFGGVSAIFAVNILIAPVDAMLTEITNEAILLAGGQPITIVANFYFGAVSTILLSIAVALVTTRIVEPRLGVYQATDTTPIEEVQDEATAAAEAHGLRYALYAFLAILAVVLLLTLPSWGPLRDPVDGAVIGNTPFMTSLIFIITLMFLFAGIGYGLGAKTITSSADVIKGVTKTYASLSGLIFMLLMISQFIAFFNFSNMPQVVAIWMADALEQANIGALPLLIGFILVIMLLNFIIPNVIPKWAIFAPIFIPVFLRLGIAPQTVLAAYRLGDSPTNVITPLMVYLPFVLTIVQRYQKDAGIGTVIALMLPYTLVISIVWILLFVVWFVLGIPLGPGYPVSF
- a CDS encoding MFS transporter, whose translation is MTQKSTTTANDNIGQYTSWLPLVVILLAQIQMAFNVNALPVSIGPIVEELETSATSVGTALVFYSLFVAAFVLVGAKLGKIFGDRLVFQVTALAHGAAMAIMALSPNAATMNLAQALAGLAAAALVPTLVVLIAANYRDKQQAQALGILAGTPAISGALAFFIAGLLGTLLSWRFSFGLLSVLSIIVFIFSFRLKPIPRQSGVKIDAVGAVLAALAIMLISLGFNNLNTWGIIMAKTAAPFALLGLSPAPFMVIVGVVLGQGFFAWSHQRVVKEQTPLLALEVLESPEERSNIMALLVIGALGPAVNFLIPLYIQIVQNRTSLQTAVTVIPYTLAIAGSAMLIVRLFDRLTPRQIATMGFVIVATGLTMLAYTIRNEWNTPIVILSLIMVGIGEGSLLTLLFNVMVSASPKELAGDVGALRGVANNLSTALGTAFAGVVAVGLLSAMIMSSLAQSNIPTSLKVQVDLDNVNFVTNDQLETVLGETSAAPEQVAEAVRINEEARLRALKASFLILAGISLLALVPARGLPHYAPGEVPSGEAAGRKRRGKKR
- a CDS encoding DUF1269 domain-containing protein; this translates as MNDVPVQVIVAAFNDPEQAGHLMADIKLGKVLGLVGIIDAAVVVKDAEGKLKITDSKRRSTKGFITGGVIGGVLGLLAGPVGWTALGTGAVGALMGKMRGAPLKAEMQDIGSALTPNSSAIVAIIEHTWVAALEEAMAAEGARIVQDALKADIAEQLNAGGSVLYTAGAGGVARLAETPEGAQISGLLVDDEGVFIGDAQFTFEESGEEQADEQE
- a CDS encoding DUF1269 domain-containing protein → MSDLIVLSFDNEASAFQMRDKLLDMQKQQIISLADAAIVIRDKNGKPKVKQLHSLVGAGALGGAFWGMLIGLLFFAPWLGMAAGALGGALSGKFADVGVDDNFIKEVGAAIEPGHAALFLLVLKVTADKVLPELSSFNAKVLQTSLSDEAEARLREAFGADEIEG
- a CDS encoding META domain-containing protein, which encodes MKITARIILLSIALFLLAACQRATEPEASINLAGTNWVLSSLNGNLPLADTAVTLQFGADGAVSGSDGCNRFSTTFTQDSANLTINQPSASTMMLCPEPAMTQAAAYMAALAATTNFTAVGSQLSLLNGEQVLATFVAGTPSTDNTEAAPEASSDLAGTSWTLSSLNGAPAITDTAVTLQFGADGTLSGTDGCNQFSTTYTQDGGNLTINQAGASTLMACPEPIMAQATAFSAALAATTSFTMTDADLSLQAGDQVLAMFVVNSSDLADTAWEVVSYNNGREAVVSLILGTEISANFGLEGDLTGSAGCNQYFTSFAAADGRIEIGPAGSSRRFCPEPPGIMDQEQEFLAALESAATYSIQGNLLEMRSAADQTAVVMTRKQIVELPDPAPATASGRVTSPQGLNIRSGPGVNFPVVGFARYNDEGEIVGRSADGRWWAASVPSAPGGVGWISADFVIVNNTDNVPVIEVAPPVIIVPTAAATPTPPPPPTATPIPEISFGADRTNIAQGECTTLRWTVQNIQAVWVYPLGERFENFPRTGQGSEQVCPTITTTYEMRVLQRDGTIIFRQVTVNVTGSVTPNPLTGTRWEVVNFNNGRGGLVSLIANSRITLEFGADGRLTGSSGCNTYFTNYQVNGVNLTIGQPSSSQLLCAEPAGVMEQEVDFLNSALPSVTTFLIDGSRLELRSAGNQTAVLANRLP
- a CDS encoding dipeptidase, with the protein product MTHSSSSARQYSRANAEKFRQELHDLLRIPSISTDPAHAGDVRRAANWLADHMRGLGLDNVAVMETEGYPVAYGEWLGAGPDKPTVLVYGHYDVVPADMADGWETPPFEPVEKDGKIYARGATDDKGQLFIHVKALESYLKTAGHAPVNVKFLIEGEEEVASPNLVPFIKDHLDMLLADVCIISDTSMRSIEEPAILHSLRGMTYVEIEVQGPSDDLHSGLWGGAVHNPALALVEILGKLYNPDNTIAVPGFYDDVVPLTAEERAMIAKTDLSEEQYKQSTGVTAVWGDANYTIRERISARPTLDINGLWSGWAGPGPKTIVPAKAGAKISSRLVGNQDPHKIFAQIKSYIESIAPPTVQVEVRLVTTGKAALFPFDIPEMVAASRAYEKGWGATPLFTRGGGSIPVVAEIADLMGIPVVLMGYGLDDDGLHSPNERFSIEMFHRGVETAIVYLEELAQLD
- a CDS encoding SHOCT domain-containing protein, whose amino-acid sequence is MIMRRRGSSLGRSAGIGRGTRRTVRRAQRRRIRMRRRRILLAGSMVAIAVGATGSAIKMSQQDAQRIEQHTGKKPEDLTEDQLEQALNDLEIDTEELTDAEVAAIESADAEPPTAAAAPTAPAPMAAAPAAAPDYITELKRLAELRDMGIITADDFEAKKKQLLGL
- a CDS encoding class I SAM-dependent RNA methyltransferase → MTNTLTLHPLSIANGGGGIARDANDRPVFIPFTIPGETVEARIIEEKAHFARAELLSVLTPSPDRVTPRCPHFGVCGGCHFQHMAYAAQLAAKQQIVIDQLQRIGGITAVSISSTLPHPSPWGYRAETELTPTADDTLGYWSPQQQQVIAITDCPIIHPDLLALWQDIDLELPGLRKLTLRIGDDEALLAALEVDDVEPPELETDFPVSVAIVLPDRTAATLVGDNYTLQSVGGRDFRVSPGCYFAPSPAMLAVTIETILRYAALTGRESVIDGYSGGGIFSAALSEQAGIVTAVEINPDAIADTVINLAHTDNVSLYEGWFEAVLPQIPKPDVLLVHPPARGLSKDAVNVIIQQRPSRLIYVSSDIATLSRDGKYLTQAGYRLTAVQPIDTAPQTYHLDTVSLWQYAH